A region from the Malus domestica chromosome 07, GDT2T_hap1 genome encodes:
- the LOC103410338 gene encoding UNC93-like protein 1, which yields MGFEGVEESGGTEVPQSKFRYNSPFVQVSLIGFVCFCCPGMFNALSGMGGGGQVDPTASNNASTALYTTFAVFGILGGGIYNILGPRLTLLSACSTYVLYAGSFLYYNHHKHQAFAVVAGAILGIGAGLLWVGQGAIMTSYPPPNRKGTYISLFWSIFNMGGVIGGLIPFVLNYHRSEAASVNDATYIGFMIFMSIGTLLTLAILPPSKVVRDDGTKCTDIQYSNVTTEAIEIVKLFINWKMLLIVPAAWSSNFFYTYQFNNVNKIMFNLRTRGFNNVFYWGAQMLGSVVIGHIMDFSFKSRRMRGFAGISVVGVIGTAIWIGGLANQLNYSRGDLPEKLDFKDSGSAFAGPFVLYFSFGLLDAMFQSMVYWIIGALADDSEILSRYVGFYKGIQSAGAAVAWQVDTRKASFLAQLVTNFALNTVSYPLLVVLILLAVKDEGKTDVEEFTMEKVAEPAASGK from the exons ATGGGTTTCGAAGGAGTGGAAGAATCGGGAGGGACGGAGGTGCCCCAGTCGAAGTTCAGGTACAACTCGCCGTTTGTCCAAGTGAGTCTGATCGGATTCGTCTGTTTCTGCTGCCCTGGCATGTTCAACGCCCTCTCCGGCATGGGCGGCGGAGGCCAGGTCGATCCGACCGCCTCCAACAACGCCTCCACCGCCCTCTACACCACCTTCGCCGTCTTCGGTATCCTCGGCGGCGGCATCTACAACATCCTCGGCCCCCGCCTCACCCTCCTCTCCGCCTGCTCCACCTACGTCCTATACGCCGGCTCATTCCTCTACTATAACCACCATAAGCACCAGGCTTTTGCTGTTGTTGCCGGAGCAATCCTCGGAATCGGCGCTGGCCTCCTCTGGGTCGGTCAAGGTGCCATCATGACGTCATACCCTCCCCCGAATCGAAAGGGGACGTACATCTCgcttttctggagcattttcaACATGGGCGGCGTCATCGGAGGACTAATCCCCTTTGTTCTTAATTACCACCGGAGCGAAGCGGCGTCCGTCAACGATGCAACTTACATCGGGTTCATGATTTTCATGTCCATCGGGACTCTTTTGACCCTCGCTATCCTGCCCCCCAGCAAAGTTGTCCGGGACGACGGGACTAAGTGTACGGACATTCAGTACTCAAATGTCACAACTGAGGCCATTGAGATTGTCAAGCTGTTTATAAATTGGAAAATGCTTCTTATAGTGCCGGCAGCTTGGTCGAGCAATTTTTTCTACACCTACCAATTCAACAATGTCAACAAGATTATGTTTAATCTGAGGACCAGAGGATTCAACAATGTGTTCTACTGGGGAGCGCAGATGTTGGGGTCCGTCGTGATTGGACACATCATGGATTTCAGCTTCAAGAGTAGGAGGATGAGGGGTTTCGCTGGCATTTCTGTGGTTGGTGTCATCGGGACTGCCATTTGGATTGGCGGACTTGCCAACCAGCTCAACTACTCTCGCGGCGATTTGCCAgagaagttggattttaagGACTCGGGATCTGCTTTCGCAGGACCATTCGTGTTGTATTTCAGCTTCGGGTTGCTTGATGCCATGTTCCAGAGCATGGTTTACTGGATCATTGGAGCCTTGGCGGATGACTCTGAAATTCTGAGCAG GTACGTTGGATTCTACAAGGGAATACAGAGTGCAGGGGCAGCAGTTGCTTGGCAAGTCGACACGCGCAAGGCGTCTTTCCTCGCCCAATTGGTTACGAATTTCGCGCTCAACACCGTGAGCTATCCGTTGCTAGTGGTTCTGATATTGCTGGCTGTGAAGGATGAAGGCAAGACTGATGTGGAGGAATTTACAATGGAGAAGGTTGCTGAGCCTGCAGCGTCAGGAAAGTGA
- the LOC103410400 gene encoding uncharacterized protein, whose protein sequence is MGGCASKPKEFDTPRPETLPSETTSPKKADGPQEGEATTTTTTATTNQDAKQEETTTEAPLVDLSKPKEKEAEAAAEADVVATEKDQAEVVAKQLAEINLVEAVKETKGKELVEEPARKAKEEEPARKAKEEEPAVEINPKATEEDVAKAAAPAAAEDKAKDAPLVIV, encoded by the coding sequence ATGGGAGGCTGTGCGAGCAAGCCAAAGGAGTTCGACACCCCTCGCCCAGAGACCCTCCCTAGCGAGACCACCAGCCCCAAGAAGGCTGATGGCCCTCAGGAGGGTGAGGCCACTACTACAACCACCACCGCCACTACCAACCAGGATGCGAAACAAGAGGAGACCACCACTGAAGCACCTTTGGTAGACCTCTCAAAGCCAAAGGAGAAGGAGGCTGAGGCTGCGGCCGAGGCTGATGTGGTAGCAACTGAAAAGGATCAAGCCGAAGTTGTTGCCAAGCAACTGGCGGAGATTAATCTCGTTGAGGCTGTGAAGGAGACCAAGGGGAAAGAGCTGGTGGAGGAGCCTGCACGGAAGGCGAAAGAAGAGGAGCCTGCACGGAAGGCGAAAGAAGAGGAGCCAGCGGTGGAGATCAATCCAAAGGCCACGGAGGAGGATGTAGCAAAGGCAGCAGCTCCGGCCGCGGCAGAGGACAAGGCTAAGGATGCACCTCTTGTTATTGTTTGA